A portion of the Candidatus Neomarinimicrobiota bacterium genome contains these proteins:
- a CDS encoding T9SS type A sorting domain-containing protein, with protein sequence MKIWIKQDFKVPSRWLLPLFLILCIGLRTGQLHAEVREGESAIYHHVGIAELALAPTSTLNLTDSMTLETWIKPDGWGEGPNYLATIFHKTSIWLFIVQNHNTANDRSLILQLRHNAGVSHTYSELGSIVLDMWTHIAVSYNGTNSEVTMLINGITQNVSHISTPEGPIRDNGAEALRLGSVQGGIMGFMGVIDEVRIWNEVRTESEIIQNMSSVLTGHPAGLQLYWPMNEGGGDSLHDMSGNGNDMRISGVDWTYGTPFHPTSVEDPIPPAVFPETSSLTNNYPNPFNPGTAISYTLVEAVDINLTVYDIKGVEVMRLASGYHETGHYTVYFTPENLSSGTYLYVLDAGSFRDVKRMVYLK encoded by the coding sequence ATGAAGATATGGATCAAACAAGATTTCAAGGTTCCCAGTAGGTGGCTATTGCCCCTGTTCTTGATCCTCTGCATCGGCCTGCGAACGGGTCAACTTCATGCTGAGGTTCGTGAGGGCGAAAGTGCAATCTACCACCACGTAGGAATCGCTGAGTTGGCTCTTGCTCCCACATCCACGCTCAATTTGACAGATTCCATGACCCTTGAGACCTGGATCAAACCTGATGGATGGGGGGAGGGACCAAACTATCTGGCCACCATTTTTCACAAGACAAGTATCTGGTTATTTATTGTCCAGAATCATAATACAGCAAACGATAGAAGTTTAATCCTACAACTCAGGCACAATGCAGGGGTCAGCCATACCTACTCAGAGCTGGGGTCCATTGTATTGGATATGTGGACACATATTGCAGTCAGTTATAATGGAACCAACAGTGAAGTGACCATGTTGATCAATGGTATCACCCAGAATGTTTCGCATATTTCCACCCCGGAGGGTCCCATCAGGGATAATGGCGCAGAGGCGCTTCGCCTGGGCTCTGTTCAGGGTGGAATCATGGGGTTTATGGGGGTGATTGATGAGGTGCGTATCTGGAATGAGGTGCGAACTGAATCGGAGATCATTCAAAACATGAGTTCGGTTCTCACCGGGCATCCCGCAGGACTGCAGCTATATTGGCCTATGAATGAGGGCGGAGGTGACAGTCTTCATGACATGAGTGGAAATGGGAATGACATGAGAATCTCCGGGGTAGATTGGACCTACGGAACACCTTTTCATCCCACATCCGTAGAAGATCCCATTCCCCCTGCAGTTTTTCCTGAGACTTCGAGTCTGACGAATAATTACCCCAACCCCTTTAATCCGGGTACAGCCATAAGTTATACACTGGTTGAAGCAGTGGATATCAACCTGACTGTCTACGACATAAAGGGCGTGGAGGTTATGAGACTTGCATCAGGTTATCATGAAACAGGTCACTATACAGTTTACTTTACCCCTGAAAATCTAAGCAGTGGAACCTACTTATATGTTCTCGATGCTGGTTCATTCAGGGACGTGAAGCGCATGGTATATTTGAAATAG
- a CDS encoding response regulator yields MDKNTATPHHSVLVMDDDESIRDLLIFALEDEGYEVFSAKDGIAGMALFKQHAIDLVITDIIMPGKEGIEIVREIKQYHPETRLIVMSGFDGIGQNDYLKYASLFGADQTFRKPFDIHEFIGCVRDLLSKK; encoded by the coding sequence ATGGATAAAAATACAGCCACTCCTCACCATTCTGTGTTGGTCATGGATGATGACGAATCAATCCGCGACCTACTCATTTTTGCACTTGAAGATGAAGGTTATGAAGTCTTTAGTGCAAAAGATGGTATTGCGGGAATGGCACTTTTCAAACAACATGCAATAGATCTTGTTATTACCGATATTATCATGCCTGGCAAGGAGGGCATTGAAATTGTTCGGGAAATAAAGCAATACCATCCTGAAACAAGACTCATTGTCATGTCTGGCTTTGATGGAATTGGACAGAATGATTATTTGAAGTATGCAAGCTTGTTTGGGGCAGACCAGACATTTAGAAAACCATTTGATATTCATGAATTTATAGGTTGCGTAAGAGATTTGTTGAGTAAAAAATAG
- a CDS encoding alpha/beta hydrolase, with product MQSTSRFEIAQVAGHRLAYSQRVGTGPTILLVHGITTYRFIWRKMIPLFPLEFNVIALDLLGCGDSDKPLEVSYSLKQHALLVKEFTDVLGIDKFHLVGHDVGGGIAQIFAVNNPDQLHSLTLLNSVGYDFWPVQPIIAMRTPIIRQFAMATLDLGTFKLIVRRGLFHKENLTEELMEHFWYPMKSREGRKAFLHFAKCLDNKNLLDIESALTKLDIPTLIIRGDADPYLSENIAHRLNAGIPSSKLVLMEKGSHFIQEDLPEDIVNAITDLVLA from the coding sequence GTGCAAAGTACATCCAGATTTGAGATTGCTCAGGTTGCGGGTCACCGACTGGCCTACAGTCAACGGGTTGGGACAGGTCCCACCATTCTTCTGGTTCACGGGATCACTACTTATCGATTCATCTGGCGCAAAATGATTCCACTTTTCCCCCTGGAGTTTAACGTGATCGCTCTGGATCTATTGGGCTGCGGAGATTCAGACAAACCCCTTGAGGTATCCTATTCACTCAAGCAGCATGCGCTTCTCGTGAAGGAATTCACGGATGTGCTAGGTATCGATAAATTTCATCTTGTCGGTCATGATGTGGGTGGAGGAATCGCTCAGATATTTGCAGTAAATAACCCGGATCAACTCCATAGTCTCACGCTACTTAATAGTGTAGGATACGATTTCTGGCCAGTCCAACCAATTATTGCCATGAGAACCCCCATAATTCGACAATTCGCCATGGCCACCTTAGATCTCGGTACATTTAAATTAATAGTCCGCCGTGGGCTTTTCCATAAAGAGAATTTGACTGAAGAACTTATGGAGCATTTTTGGTATCCCATGAAATCCAGGGAAGGACGTAAGGCCTTTTTGCACTTTGCCAAATGTCTGGATAATAAGAACTTACTTGATATTGAGTCAGCCCTGACAAAATTGGATATACCCACACTTATTATTCGTGGAGATGCAGATCCCTATTTGAGCGAGAATATAGCTCATCGTCTGAATGCTGGAATACCATCCAGTAAATTAGTTCTCATGGAGAAGGGTAGCCACTTCATACAGGAAGACCTTCCAGAAGATATAGTAAATGCAATCACGGACTTGGTTCTAGCATAA
- a CDS encoding PAS domain S-box protein has product MPVKKQLNKSELLLELEVLSQENQMLSERAGEILFLQQIGDTLANSEDEKEIIQDVLERVSVFLDIPYCAFCEAHDDKVEIKSSFIATSNKSMDNDRVSISPELVNLIKGSPHFISEHDEGKRGIQLDLTHHDFMAENIILIHTNMVDHPPVIFLFADDAPDAQSLSSKLVVIQIIIQKTTAKFDNLALHRKLIQVNNELEDLVQHRTDAFLESEDHFMMVINQSPSVIEIYNLEGLQIDVNEAYEKLWGFPASTTLNQFNVLQSEEVKKSGLLDYVKRAYAGESVVVPEYRFDPTGKTEARGTGRTRWLSTRIYPLKDLRGKVKNIVITHEDVTVKRLAAEELLEKESLYRGLFATSIDGICIVDKDGDFIDTNQAIQSLMGYSREELNRLNIKNLVHPDDQEKSARYIKRLIHKGSYSGYEGRLISKNGDVHHVEVNSIAIHENGEFLGSHDIIRDVTERKKSEDVLRKSEERFKIIFDEAPDAYYLVNSKGVLIDGNKASEKLLGYNKEDLNGKSYTKLNLFQSKDLPKVAKLMALNVLGKSTGPDEFTLARKDGGFVDIEISTRHVRIEGKTLILGIARDITLRKQADKKLVESEEKYRLIVENANDGIEISQDDKIIYCNSRFAEMLGYSVDTLTGESFDRIFTEQAKQDLIERSRTTKSKRIKTGTYETTFQQKAGSIIDVEVKYEIIDFNEKPATFAIVRDITAHKQAEKILKQQNERMNAVLRTTKDGFILASTEGRILDVNHSYCKMTGYSRDELLNLNISALEIELSKTEMDERIKRMVELGADQFETRHKRIDGVEINLDVSITVLPDPKGPLVAAFVRDITERRRSEEEMQKLAAIVTHSNELINLATPDGSMVFLNEFGCKMLGIKPLEIKTSNIMDVIPNQWVGMVERELLPALMEKGSWEGDLQYLNKKTGEITDVHANTFSINDPKTGKIQFLANVSTDISERKLAERLLSESQAVAHIGSYVLDIARGSWACSPIMDDIFGIDSNYKKDIPGWLQITHPEDQAMMHHYFNENVLTNHESFNKEYRIKRLENEEERWVYGLGKLELDENDNPLKMIGTLQDITERKQAEVELERALKQAHKANEVKDQFIANISHEIRTPLNSVIGFSDLLKTRFGDHLEKKERDIFGYITTAGSRLMKTVDSILNISQLEAGTITIQPVEVDLVPLARSVVEGFRSIALENQLDLSMVTKELEAIIFVDEYCIHQAIMNLVDNALKYTFEGGVELKIEHRADQLTLSITDTGIGIDKAYQARLFEPYTQESEGYTKRYQGIGLGMALTKRYLELNHVELELKSKKNEGSTFTMIFPFHNEGKDGNK; this is encoded by the coding sequence ATGCCTGTTAAAAAACAACTTAATAAATCTGAACTCCTGTTAGAGCTTGAAGTTTTAAGCCAGGAAAATCAGATGTTGTCCGAGAGAGCTGGGGAGATTCTTTTCCTGCAACAAATAGGGGACACATTAGCTAATTCTGAGGATGAAAAAGAGATAATTCAAGATGTCCTGGAACGTGTTTCAGTCTTTCTCGATATTCCCTATTGTGCTTTTTGTGAAGCGCATGATGATAAGGTAGAAATAAAGAGTTCATTTATAGCCACATCAAACAAATCCATGGATAATGACAGGGTCTCCATTTCTCCAGAATTAGTGAATTTAATCAAGGGGAGTCCTCATTTCATTTCTGAACATGATGAGGGTAAGCGAGGAATTCAATTAGATCTCACCCATCATGATTTTATGGCTGAAAATATCATTCTAATTCATACAAATATGGTTGATCATCCACCCGTGATCTTCCTTTTTGCAGATGATGCCCCCGATGCTCAAAGTTTGTCAAGTAAGTTGGTCGTCATTCAAATAATCATACAAAAAACCACTGCCAAATTTGACAACCTGGCACTGCATAGGAAGTTAATACAGGTAAATAATGAATTAGAAGACCTGGTTCAACATAGAACTGATGCTTTCCTTGAAAGTGAAGATCACTTCATGATGGTCATAAATCAATCACCCAGTGTTATTGAGATATACAACCTTGAGGGCTTGCAGATTGATGTAAATGAAGCCTATGAGAAGCTGTGGGGCTTTCCAGCCAGTACCACCCTGAATCAGTTCAATGTACTTCAGAGTGAGGAAGTCAAGAAATCTGGATTACTGGATTATGTAAAACGAGCTTATGCAGGAGAATCGGTGGTGGTGCCGGAGTATCGCTTTGATCCTACGGGAAAGACTGAGGCCCGGGGAACCGGTAGAACGCGATGGCTCAGCACCAGGATTTATCCTCTCAAAGATTTAAGGGGTAAAGTCAAAAATATTGTCATAACCCATGAAGATGTAACGGTTAAGAGACTTGCAGCAGAAGAATTGTTGGAAAAAGAATCCCTCTATCGGGGACTTTTTGCAACCAGTATCGATGGCATATGCATAGTGGATAAAGATGGTGATTTTATTGATACAAATCAAGCGATCCAGAGCTTGATGGGCTACTCTAGAGAAGAGTTAAACCGACTGAATATAAAAAATCTGGTTCACCCAGATGATCAGGAAAAATCAGCAAGATATATAAAAAGATTAATTCACAAAGGTTCCTATAGCGGATATGAAGGACGGCTCATTTCGAAAAATGGTGATGTTCACCATGTTGAAGTAAACTCAATAGCAATACACGAGAATGGTGAATTTTTGGGTTCCCATGACATCATCAGGGATGTCACGGAGCGGAAAAAATCTGAAGACGTTCTTCGGAAATCTGAAGAACGTTTCAAGATTATTTTCGATGAAGCCCCTGATGCTTATTACTTAGTGAATTCTAAGGGTGTATTGATAGATGGAAACAAAGCCTCTGAAAAGCTTCTGGGATACAATAAAGAGGATCTGAACGGTAAGAGTTATACGAAACTCAATTTATTTCAGTCTAAGGACCTCCCCAAAGTTGCCAAATTAATGGCACTCAACGTTTTGGGTAAATCGACTGGACCTGATGAATTTACCCTCGCCAGGAAAGACGGTGGTTTTGTTGATATTGAAATCAGTACACGCCATGTACGCATTGAGGGAAAAACGCTCATTCTTGGAATTGCCAGAGATATCACCTTACGTAAACAGGCAGATAAAAAACTAGTAGAGAGCGAAGAGAAATATCGGTTGATCGTTGAAAATGCCAATGACGGCATTGAAATCAGCCAGGATGATAAAATAATCTACTGCAATTCCCGTTTCGCCGAAATGTTGGGGTATTCCGTTGATACTTTAACGGGTGAATCCTTCGACAGGATATTCACTGAACAAGCCAAACAGGATCTCATAGAACGCAGTAGAACTACGAAATCCAAGAGAATTAAGACCGGCACTTATGAAACCACATTTCAACAAAAGGCCGGCAGCATCATTGATGTTGAGGTCAAATATGAGATTATCGATTTCAATGAAAAACCGGCTACTTTTGCCATTGTCAGAGATATCACAGCCCACAAGCAGGCTGAGAAGATACTAAAACAACAGAATGAACGGATGAATGCAGTCCTTAGAACCACCAAGGATGGTTTTATTCTCGCTTCCACTGAAGGTAGAATCCTTGACGTGAATCATTCATACTGCAAAATGACGGGATATTCCAGAGACGAATTGCTCAATCTGAATATAAGTGCCCTTGAAATAGAATTATCGAAAACGGAGATGGATGAAAGAATAAAGCGTATGGTTGAACTGGGTGCTGACCAATTCGAAACCAGACATAAGAGAATTGATGGTGTCGAAATAAATCTTGATGTGAGTATAACGGTACTGCCGGATCCAAAAGGCCCGCTGGTGGCAGCATTTGTGAGAGATATCACGGAACGGAGGCGCTCAGAAGAAGAGATGCAGAAACTCGCAGCTATTGTGACCCACAGTAACGAGCTTATAAATTTAGCCACACCTGATGGCAGCATGGTTTTCCTGAATGAATTCGGTTGCAAAATGCTGGGTATAAAACCCCTTGAAATAAAGACCTCGAACATCATGGATGTTATTCCCAATCAATGGGTAGGGATGGTTGAGAGAGAACTTCTACCAGCCCTGATGGAAAAGGGGAGTTGGGAAGGAGATCTGCAATATCTCAACAAAAAAACAGGTGAAATCACAGATGTGCACGCAAATACATTTTCCATCAATGATCCTAAAACCGGAAAAATTCAGTTTCTGGCTAACGTTTCTACAGATATTTCGGAGCGAAAGTTGGCAGAACGATTACTTAGTGAATCACAAGCTGTCGCACATATCGGATCTTATGTATTGGATATAGCAAGGGGTTCATGGGCATGTTCGCCTATCATGGATGATATTTTTGGAATTGATAGCAACTACAAAAAGGATATTCCTGGTTGGCTGCAGATTACTCATCCAGAGGATCAAGCAATGATGCATCACTATTTTAATGAAAATGTTTTAACTAATCATGAGTCTTTCAATAAAGAATACCGGATAAAAAGATTGGAGAATGAAGAAGAGCGCTGGGTATACGGATTGGGAAAACTTGAATTGGATGAAAATGACAATCCATTAAAAATGATCGGAACCTTACAAGACATCACTGAACGTAAACAGGCTGAAGTGGAACTTGAGCGAGCGCTTAAACAAGCTCATAAAGCCAATGAGGTCAAGGACCAATTTATCGCCAATATTTCACATGAGATTCGCACTCCTCTTAATAGTGTGATTGGATTTTCAGATCTTTTGAAGACCAGATTTGGAGATCATTTAGAGAAGAAGGAGCGAGATATATTTGGATATATTACCACTGCCGGTAGTCGTCTGATGAAGACCGTGGATTCCATCCTCAACATCTCTCAATTGGAAGCAGGCACCATTACTATACAGCCCGTTGAGGTTGATCTGGTTCCTCTGGCTCGATCAGTGGTGGAAGGCTTCAGATCCATTGCTTTGGAAAATCAACTTGACCTTAGCATGGTTACAAAAGAGCTTGAAGCGATTATTTTTGTGGATGAGTATTGTATTCATCAAGCTATTATGAACCTGGTAGACAATGCGCTAAAATATACTTTTGAGGGCGGTGTTGAACTCAAAATAGAGCATCGAGCAGATCAGTTGACCCTTTCAATAACGGATACAGGTATTGGCATTGATAAAGCCTATCAGGCACGACTTTTTGAACCTTACACCCAGGAGAGTGAAGGCTATACAAAAAGATATCAGGGCATTGGTTTGGGGATGGCTTTAACAAAGCGCTATCTTGAATTAAACCATGTTGAGCTTGAACTTAAGAGTAAAAAGAACGAAGGCTCAACTTTCACAATGATTTTTCCATTCCACAATGAGGGTAAGGATGGCAATAAATAA
- a CDS encoding response regulator transcription factor, with protein MAINKDKILIVEDDRTSQLYYSTILEDVYDLTVAPTADSAREALEQDEFKLAIIDIALPGGEDGTSLIKWIKKEYSDKLPLVAISAHAFPQHREAALEAGADEYFTKPILSGRLIEIIRRYIQDNEQVG; from the coding sequence ATGGCAATAAATAAAGACAAAATATTGATTGTAGAGGATGATAGAACTTCACAGTTATATTATTCCACAATCCTCGAAGATGTATATGATCTTACAGTAGCTCCCACGGCAGACAGTGCCAGGGAGGCACTTGAACAGGATGAATTTAAGTTGGCCATTATTGACATTGCGTTACCAGGTGGAGAGGATGGAACCAGTTTGATAAAGTGGATCAAGAAGGAATATTCCGACAAACTCCCTCTAGTCGCAATTTCAGCTCATGCTTTCCCGCAACATCGTGAAGCGGCACTCGAGGCTGGGGCAGATGAATACTTCACCAAACCCATATTAAGCGGCAGGTTAATTGAGATAATCCGGCGGTATATTCAAGATAATGAGCAGGTTGGGTAA
- a CDS encoding prepilin-type N-terminal cleavage/methylation domain-containing protein, with amino-acid sequence MITNPKKQFSSISNVGAGFSRMVDGFSLVELVIVIVIAALSSAIAVPIVTSNDTMAKLSEADASLTSLRTQLRIYYSKNGEYPTEATAVPVAGASWNDKVTGALNGKYFSDDSFTYVSETGDNFTLSCAGGRVLGSDRMLNQSGVFSGGN; translated from the coding sequence ATGATTACAAATCCAAAAAAACAGTTTAGTAGTATTTCAAATGTTGGAGCAGGTTTTTCAAGAATGGTAGATGGGTTTTCTCTGGTAGAACTCGTGATTGTCATCGTCATCGCTGCGCTCTCTTCCGCAATTGCAGTTCCCATTGTCACTTCCAATGACACCATGGCCAAGCTAAGTGAAGCAGATGCAAGTCTGACCAGTCTTCGTACTCAATTGCGTATTTACTATAGCAAAAATGGTGAATATCCCACTGAAGCGACTGCAGTACCAGTTGCTGGGGCTAGTTGGAATGATAAAGTCACCGGTGCATTGAATGGAAAATATTTTTCTGACGACTCCTTTACCTATGTAAGTGAAACCGGCGATAACTTTACACTGTCCTGTGCTGGTGGCAGGGTTCTAGGTTCAGATCGCATGCTCAACCAATCTGGCGTTTTCAGTGGTGGGAACTAG
- a CDS encoding Hpt domain-containing protein, with protein sequence MDEHVDKSNISGDIDPLFLSRLEDLGGSKLATELVDMYLIRGYQLLEAIAAGFAAQDFSVVKNAAHSLISSAGNLGGKKVSTLAKLIEAEAIEEQLDQLPELLVNLRAAQKAFQQYLRGAIEKI encoded by the coding sequence ATGGACGAGCATGTAGATAAATCAAATATTTCTGGAGATATTGACCCCTTATTTCTTTCACGTCTGGAAGATTTGGGAGGATCAAAATTAGCCACGGAACTCGTCGATATGTATTTAATTCGAGGATATCAGCTTCTGGAAGCCATCGCTGCTGGATTTGCAGCACAGGATTTCTCAGTAGTAAAAAATGCAGCCCATTCACTCATTTCAAGCGCAGGGAATCTGGGAGGAAAAAAAGTCTCTACCCTGGCAAAACTGATTGAAGCCGAAGCGATTGAGGAACAATTAGATCAACTGCCAGAACTTTTAGTCAATCTCAGAGCCGCACAAAAGGCCTTTCAGCAATATTTAAGAGGAGCCATCGAGAAGATATGA
- a CDS encoding response regulator produces MKRIAIVEDNPDNLMLAEAILGSLYEIVSYENGIDALAGLPDANVGLVLLDISLPRMDGVAVLESMRLDDKLKHLPVIALTAHAMVGDREKYMEKGFDEYFTKPIVDFNALIEMVERMIDTVH; encoded by the coding sequence ATGAAAAGAATAGCTATCGTAGAGGATAATCCAGATAATCTCATGCTAGCTGAAGCCATTCTTGGGTCACTATACGAGATTGTGAGTTATGAGAATGGGATTGATGCTCTTGCAGGCTTGCCAGACGCCAATGTTGGTCTGGTTTTATTGGATATTTCTTTACCGCGCATGGATGGCGTCGCTGTGCTGGAATCAATGCGTCTGGATGACAAGTTAAAACATCTGCCCGTTATCGCCCTGACTGCCCATGCCATGGTCGGTGATCGAGAGAAGTATATGGAGAAGGGTTTTGATGAATATTTCACCAAACCCATTGTTGATTTCAATGCCCTCATCGAAATGGTTGAACGCATGATAGATACGGTCCACTAA